Proteins co-encoded in one Capsicum annuum cultivar UCD-10X-F1 chromosome 9, UCD10Xv1.1, whole genome shotgun sequence genomic window:
- the LOC107840976 gene encoding protein UXT homolog isoform X1, protein MDTIKQEKVRRFEEFVDRRLKPDLVHAIAQRDKVFEQKKIFSDLRINIENLEKNSVTNLKTLVNLGSEVYMQANVPDATHIFVDVGLGFHVEFTWSEALNYISAREEKIARQIEEYTRLIASIKAQIKMVCEGIRELLQLPAEPAY, encoded by the exons ATGGACACTATTAAACAAGAGAAAGTAAGGAGATTTGAGGAGTTTGTTGATCGCCGTCTGAAACCAGATCTTGTTCACGCAATTGCTCAACG GGACAAGGTGTTTGAACAGAAAAAGATTTT CTCTGATTTAAGAATTAATATAGAGAATTTGGAGAAGAACAGTGTAACTAATCTGAAGACATTGGTTAATCTTGGCTCTGAAGTATACATGCAAGCTAACGT GCCAGATGCAACACATATATTTGTTGATGTCGGACTTGGATTTCATGTGGAGTTCACTTGGTCGGAAGCTCTAAACTATATATCAGCAAGGGAGGAGAAGATAGCCAG GCAGATAGAGGAATATACACGTctaattgcatcaattaaggcCCAGATCAAGATG GTTTGTGAAGGGATACGTGAGTTGCTCCAGCTTCCGGCAGAGCCAGCTTATTAA
- the LOC124887204 gene encoding pentatricopeptide repeat-containing protein At2g26790, mitochondrial-like, whose translation MWVPAIRSASYRNVFKNIQFIRLTSISSVAQLSPYLSDSSSDEQIRSTLIKNNALINNAVEVNSYWVTEMLNSLREEPNDALSFFRQLKDSGFKHDIQTYMGIIRIFCYWGMNMKLDSLFLEVINAGKEGLGFEVSDLFEQLVEGGVECGKPQFTKRCSFGLSVLSCNYLMNHLVECGKVDMAVAAYKQFKMISVTLNVYTYGIVIKALCRKGDLEEAVGVFEEMEKAGETPNESDLAYDVLRAWKGVNVPLDGYACTAVIRGFVNEKKLQEAETVLLDMEEQGMVPDAFCYGAVINGYRNTGNMSKAPAFHDKMEKKGIKSNCVIALL comes from the exons ATGTGGGTTCCAGCAATAAGGTCTGCTTCTTACAGAAATGTCTTCAAGAATATCCAGTTTATTCGACTGACATCAATTTCTTCAGTAGCTCAGTTAAGCCCATATTTGTCTGATTCGAGTTCCGATGAACAAATTCGAAGTACCCTGATAAAAAATAATGCGTTAATTAACAATGCTGTTGAGGTGAACTCGTATTGGGTTACTGAAATGCTTAACAGTTTGAGGGAAGAACCTAATGACGCTTTGTCATTTTTTCGTCAGTTGAAAGATAGTGGATTTAAGCATGATATTCAGACGTATATGGGTATAATTAGGATCTTTTGTTATTGGGGTATGAATATGAAGTTGGATTCTTTGTTTCTAGAGGTTATAAATGCGGGAAAGGAGGGTTTGGGTTTTGAAGTTTCAGACTTGTTTGAGCAGTTGGTGGAGGGAGGGGTTGAATGCGGAAAGCCCCAATTC ACGAAAAGGTGTAGTTTTGGGTTGAGTGTGTTGTCGTGTAATTATCTCATGAATCATCTTGTTGAGTGTGGGAAAGTAGATATGGCAGTGGCGGCTTATAAACAGTTTAAGATGATTTCAGTGACTCTGAATGTGTATACTTATGGAATAGTGATCAAGGCGTTATGTAGAAAAGGCGATCTGGAAGAAGCAGTTGGTGtatttgaggagatggagaaagCCGGTGAAACTCCTAATGA ATCGGATTTGGCTTACGATGTTTTGCGGGCGTGGAAAGGGGTAAATGTACCCCTTGATGGTTATGCCTGCACTGCTGTAATTCGTGGGTTTGTTAATGAGAAGAAGCTGCAAGAGGCAGAAACAGTGCTGCTTGATATGGAGGAGCAAGGAATGGTCCCTGATGCCTTTTGTTATGGAGCTGTAATTAATGGTTACCGCAACACAGGGAATATGTCTAAAGCTCCGGCTTTCCATGACAAGATGGAAAAAAAGGGTATCAAAAGTAATTGTGTGATT gctctcttgtag
- the LOC107840976 gene encoding protein UXT homolog isoform X2, which translates to MDTIKQEKVRRFEEFVDRRLKPDLVHAIAQRSDLRINIENLEKNSVTNLKTLVNLGSEVYMQANVPDATHIFVDVGLGFHVEFTWSEALNYISAREEKIARQIEEYTRLIASIKAQIKMVCEGIRELLQLPAEPAY; encoded by the exons ATGGACACTATTAAACAAGAGAAAGTAAGGAGATTTGAGGAGTTTGTTGATCGCCGTCTGAAACCAGATCTTGTTCACGCAATTGCTCAACG CTCTGATTTAAGAATTAATATAGAGAATTTGGAGAAGAACAGTGTAACTAATCTGAAGACATTGGTTAATCTTGGCTCTGAAGTATACATGCAAGCTAACGT GCCAGATGCAACACATATATTTGTTGATGTCGGACTTGGATTTCATGTGGAGTTCACTTGGTCGGAAGCTCTAAACTATATATCAGCAAGGGAGGAGAAGATAGCCAG GCAGATAGAGGAATATACACGTctaattgcatcaattaaggcCCAGATCAAGATG GTTTGTGAAGGGATACGTGAGTTGCTCCAGCTTCCGGCAGAGCCAGCTTATTAA